In Struthio camelus isolate bStrCam1 chromosome 13, bStrCam1.hap1, whole genome shotgun sequence, the following are encoded in one genomic region:
- the THG1L gene encoding probable tRNA(His) guanylyltransferase isoform X3: MAALFVAARLPWRRLDQRAGRRRGLGFAEQHEFKKPNDDRALHLMTKCAQTVMQELEDIAIAYGQSDEYSFVFKKNSRWFKRRASKFMTHVVSQFASSYVFYWKDYFKDQQLLYPPGFDGRIVLYPSNQNLKDYLSWRQADCHINNLYNTVFWMLVQRSGLTPVQAQDRLQGTLAGDKNEILFSEFNINYNNEPLMYRKGTVLIWQKVNEVITKKIKLPKDTEEKEVEVTRTRTKVVPLHCDIIGDQFWEEYPEILAEES, encoded by the exons ATGGCCGCGCTGTTTGTAGCAGCGCGGTTGCCATGGCGACGCCTCGACCAACGGGCGGGGAGGAGAAGGGGTCTAGG GTTTGCTGAGCAACATGAGTTCAAAAAGCCAAATGATGACCGTGCTCTTCATCTGATGACCAAGTGTGCCCAGACAGTGATGCAAGAACTGGAAGATATTGCTATCGCTTATGGACAAAGCGATgaatacagttttgttttcaaaaagaacaGTAGATGGTTTAAAAGAAGAGCAAG TAAGTTCATGACTCACGTGGTCTCCCAGTTTGCCTCAAGTTACGTTTTCTATTGGAAGGATTACTTTAAGGATCAGCAACTTCTGTATCCACCAGGTTTTGATGGACGAATTGTGTTGTATCCCAGCAACCAAAACTTAAAGGACTACCTCAGTTGGAGACAAGCAGAtt gCCATATTAATAACCTTTACAATACAGTGTTTTGGATGCTTGTACAACGAAGTGGTTTGACACCAGTACAAGCACAGGATAGACTTCAG ggAACTTTGGCTGGAGACaagaatgaaattttattttctgaattcaaCATCAACTACAACAATGAGCCTTTGATGTATAGAAAAGGAACTGTCCTAATATGGCAGAAG GTTAATGAAGtcataacaaagaaaataaaactgccaaaggacacagaggaaaaagaagttgAAGTGACCCGGACTAGGACTAAAGTTGTTCCTCTACACTGTGACATTATAGGGGACCAGTTCTGGGAAGAATATCCTGAGATTCTGGCTGAGGAGAGTTGA
- the THG1L gene encoding probable tRNA(His) guanylyltransferase isoform X1, translated as MERSASRPRRAPCCVLGGGATSASVPAMLRSWRAAAAICTAGGRCVRWLCGRRLPMAKSKFEYVRDFETDDTCLPNCWIVVRLDGRNFHRFAEQHEFKKPNDDRALHLMTKCAQTVMQELEDIAIAYGQSDEYSFVFKKNSRWFKRRASKFMTHVVSQFASSYVFYWKDYFKDQQLLYPPGFDGRIVLYPSNQNLKDYLSWRQADCHINNLYNTVFWMLVQRSGLTPVQAQDRLQGTLAGDKNEILFSEFNINYNNEPLMYRKGTVLIWQKVNEVITKKIKLPKDTEEKEVEVTRTRTKVVPLHCDIIGDQFWEEYPEILAEES; from the exons ATGGAGAGGTCCGCCTCGCGGCCCAGAAGGGCTCCTTGCTGCGTCCTCGGAGGGGGGGCCACTTCCGCTTCCGTTCCGGCCATGCTACGGAGCTGGCGGGCCGCAGCGGCCATCTGTACTGCGGGCGGGAGGTGCGTGAGGTGGCTgtgcggccgccgcctccccatGGCGAAGAGCAAGTTCGAGTACGTGCGGGACTTCGAGACGGACGACACATGCCTGCCCAACTGCTGGATAGTGGTCCGGCTAGACGGCCGCAACTTCCACCG GTTTGCTGAGCAACATGAGTTCAAAAAGCCAAATGATGACCGTGCTCTTCATCTGATGACCAAGTGTGCCCAGACAGTGATGCAAGAACTGGAAGATATTGCTATCGCTTATGGACAAAGCGATgaatacagttttgttttcaaaaagaacaGTAGATGGTTTAAAAGAAGAGCAAG TAAGTTCATGACTCACGTGGTCTCCCAGTTTGCCTCAAGTTACGTTTTCTATTGGAAGGATTACTTTAAGGATCAGCAACTTCTGTATCCACCAGGTTTTGATGGACGAATTGTGTTGTATCCCAGCAACCAAAACTTAAAGGACTACCTCAGTTGGAGACAAGCAGAtt gCCATATTAATAACCTTTACAATACAGTGTTTTGGATGCTTGTACAACGAAGTGGTTTGACACCAGTACAAGCACAGGATAGACTTCAG ggAACTTTGGCTGGAGACaagaatgaaattttattttctgaattcaaCATCAACTACAACAATGAGCCTTTGATGTATAGAAAAGGAACTGTCCTAATATGGCAGAAG GTTAATGAAGtcataacaaagaaaataaaactgccaaaggacacagaggaaaaagaagttgAAGTGACCCGGACTAGGACTAAAGTTGTTCCTCTACACTGTGACATTATAGGGGACCAGTTCTGGGAAGAATATCCTGAGATTCTGGCTGAGGAGAGTTGA
- the THG1L gene encoding probable tRNA(His) guanylyltransferase isoform X2 gives MERSASRPRRAPCCVLGGGATSASVPAMLRSWRAAAAICTAGGRCVRWLCGRRLPMAKSKFEYVRDFETDDTCLPNCWIVVRLDGRNFHRKFMTHVVSQFASSYVFYWKDYFKDQQLLYPPGFDGRIVLYPSNQNLKDYLSWRQADCHINNLYNTVFWMLVQRSGLTPVQAQDRLQGTLAGDKNEILFSEFNINYNNEPLMYRKGTVLIWQKVNEVITKKIKLPKDTEEKEVEVTRTRTKVVPLHCDIIGDQFWEEYPEILAEES, from the exons ATGGAGAGGTCCGCCTCGCGGCCCAGAAGGGCTCCTTGCTGCGTCCTCGGAGGGGGGGCCACTTCCGCTTCCGTTCCGGCCATGCTACGGAGCTGGCGGGCCGCAGCGGCCATCTGTACTGCGGGCGGGAGGTGCGTGAGGTGGCTgtgcggccgccgcctccccatGGCGAAGAGCAAGTTCGAGTACGTGCGGGACTTCGAGACGGACGACACATGCCTGCCCAACTGCTGGATAGTGGTCCGGCTAGACGGCCGCAACTTCCACCG TAAGTTCATGACTCACGTGGTCTCCCAGTTTGCCTCAAGTTACGTTTTCTATTGGAAGGATTACTTTAAGGATCAGCAACTTCTGTATCCACCAGGTTTTGATGGACGAATTGTGTTGTATCCCAGCAACCAAAACTTAAAGGACTACCTCAGTTGGAGACAAGCAGAtt gCCATATTAATAACCTTTACAATACAGTGTTTTGGATGCTTGTACAACGAAGTGGTTTGACACCAGTACAAGCACAGGATAGACTTCAG ggAACTTTGGCTGGAGACaagaatgaaattttattttctgaattcaaCATCAACTACAACAATGAGCCTTTGATGTATAGAAAAGGAACTGTCCTAATATGGCAGAAG GTTAATGAAGtcataacaaagaaaataaaactgccaaaggacacagaggaaaaagaagttgAAGTGACCCGGACTAGGACTAAAGTTGTTCCTCTACACTGTGACATTATAGGGGACCAGTTCTGGGAAGAATATCCTGAGATTCTGGCTGAGGAGAGTTGA
- the LSM11 gene encoding U7 snRNA-associated Sm-like protein LSm11, with protein sequence MEEDEGAAGGGEQRRPRRRPGPGPGPGPERAPSPSRLDVSSSRFDPLLALYSANTPLPFPGAPCFSNLAEYESFQQGLRRRGAPNRRGPPAAAAARSARRGPPAADPERIQRLRSLMVNAGPEQEAAGSGAAARRRRAPRNVLTRMPLHEGSPLGELHRCVRDGVKINVHIRTFKGLRGVCTGFLVAFDKFWNMALTDVDETYRKPVLGKAFYVEPQLTLTRLFDRLKLQESSVKKGADSKTVSEELVLTNDSQTLGWKAGSGRGRAEDERERQKRLSRAGEKKTPGDGLHLAIRGEADTGSGTTHTEGASAGGTHARSQSRGKKRPKVDYQQVFTRHINQIFIRGENVLLVHLAH encoded by the exons ATGGAGGAGGACGAGGGGGCGGCCGGAGGCGGGGAGcagcggcgcccccgccgccggccgggaccgggaccgggacccgggccggagcgggcccccagccccagccgcctgGACGTGAGCTCCAGCCGCTTCGACCCGCTGCTGGCGCTGTACTCGGCCAACACGCCgctgcccttccccggcgcgccctgCTTCAGCAACCTCGCCGAGTACGAGAGCttccagcagggcctgcgccgccgcggcgcgcccaaccgccgcggcccgcccgccgccgccgcggcccgctccgcccgccgcggcccgcccgccgccgacCCCGAGCGCATCCAGCGCCTCCGCAGCCTCATGGTCAACGCGGGCCCCGAGCAGGAGGCggccgggagcggcgcggcggcccggcgcAGGAGGGCGCCGCGCAATGTCCTCACCAGGATGCCCC tTCATGAAGGCAGCCCACTGGGGGAGCTTCATCGCTGTGTCCGAGATGGTGTAAAAATCAATGTCCATATCCGCACTTTCAAAGGGCTTCGTGGAGTCTGCACAGGGTTTTTGGTTGCGTTTGACAAGTTCTGGAATATG GCCCTGACAGATGTGGATGAGACATACAGGAAGCCAGTACTGGGCAAAGCGTTCTATGTTGAACCTCAGCTCACTCTAACCAGG CTGTTTGACAGACTCAAACTGCAGGAGTCCTCAGTAAAGAAGGGAGCTGACTCAAAGACTGTCTCAGAGGAGCTAGTCCTGACAAATGACTCTCAAACGCTTGGATGGAAAGCTGGATCAGGACGAGGGAGAGCAGAAGATGAGCGCGAGAGGCAAAAACGCTTgagcagagctggagaaaagaagacgCCAGGTGACGGTTTGCATCTGGCTATCAGAGGTGAAGCTGATACGGGGAGCGGGACTACCCACACAGagggtgccagtgctggtggtACCCATGCAAGAAGCCAGTCACGGGGAAAGAAGAGGCCCAAAGTGGATTATCAACAGGTGTTCACACGCCACATAAACCAGATTTTTATTCGAGGAGAGAATGTCTTGCTTGTCCATTTAGCacactga